Sequence from the Cellulomonas fimi ATCC 484 genome:
CGCCCCGTGCCCGATGCGGCAGGCCTGCGCGACGTGCAGCGCCTCGCCGATCGACGCCAGCCCGGACCCCTCGCCCGCGTGCACGGTCGTCGGGAGGTGCGCGTCGGCGAGCGCCTGGAACGCGGCGGCGTGCCGCGACGGCGGGAAGCCCTCCTCGGGCCCGGCGATGTCGAACCCGACCACGCCGTCGTCGCGGTGCGCGAGCGCGACGGCGGCGACCTCCTGCGCACGGTCGGCCTGGCGCATCGCGGACAGCAGGGTGCCGACGCGGATCGTGCGGCCCTGCGCCGCGACCTCGGCGACCCCCTCGGCGAAGCCCGCCTGCACGGCGTCGACGACCTCGTCGAGCGTGAGCCCGGCGCGCAGGTGCTGCTCGGGCGCGTACCGCGACTCGACGTACACGACGCCGTCCGCCGCGAGGTCCAGCACGGCCTCGCGCGCAACGCGGCGCAGCGCGTCCGCCGTCTGCATGACCGCGACGGTGTGCTCGAACGTCTCCAGGTAGCGCTCGAGGCTTCCCGAGTCGGCGGACTCGACGAACCAGCGGCCGAGCGCCTCCGGGTCCGTCGTGGGCAGCTCGTGCCCGATCTCGGCCGCGAGCTCGACGATCGTCGCGGGCCGCAGCCCGCCGTCCAGGTGGTCGTGCAGCAGGATCTTCGGCAGGCCCGGGACGAGGGCGACGAGCTGCGCCGCGGAGTCGTCGGCCGCGGGCGCGGCGGGGGTCGTCATGGCGTCACCGTACCGGTGTCCTCGCAGGTCGGCGCGGGCGTGCGAGCCCCGGCCGGGCCGGCCGCCCCACGGGTCGGGCGGCCGTCCGTGGTGCGCGTCACGCGAGGCCGTCCGGCTCGTCCTCGGCCGGCACCTCGGTGTCCTGCTCGACGACGTCGGCCTCGTCCGCGGAGCCCTCACGGTCCGCTCGCGCGAAGCCCGGCCGGTACTCCTCGGGGTCGTCCGTGTCGTCGACGGGGTCGTCGGTCAGGCGCAGCGGCGTCTCCGCTGCCACGGGTGCCAGGCCCGCGTCCCGCCACGCGTCGTCACCGGGGACGGTGCTCATGGGTCTCCTCCTCGCCGTCCGGGTGGGTCGCACCGCAGCGGCGGCGCGCCCGTCCTGCACTGCCCATCGTGCTCCGCGGGCGGTGCTCCCGCCACGGTTCGTCAGGCCTCGACGCGGTCCAGGACCAGCCGACGCTCCGGGACGACCGTCCCCGCGGGCGCGACGACGAGGCCGCCGTCGAGCGCCTCGCGCGCGCGCCCGAACCGCTCGGGGGTGTCCGTGTGCAGCGTGAGCAGCGGCTGCCCGGCGCGCACGGTGTCGCCGGGCCGCACGTGCAGCTCGACGCCCGCACCGGCCTGCACCGGGTCCTCCTTGCGCGCGCGTCCCGCGCCGAGCCGCCAGGCGGCGATGCCGACCGCGTACGCGTCGACCGACGCGACCACGCCGTCGGTCTCGGCGACGACCTGCTCGGTCTCGCGCGCGACCGGCAGGGTCGCGTCCGGGTCGCCGCCCTGCGCCGCGATCATGCGCTTCCAGACGTCCATCGCCCGCCCGTCGGCGAGCGCCGCCGCGGGGTCCGCGTCGGGGCGTCCGGCCGCGACGAGCATCTCGCGCGCGAGCGCGACCGTGAGCTCGACGACGTCGGCAGGGCCGCCGCCGGCGAGCACCTCGACCGACTCGCGGACCTCGAGCGCGTTGCCCGCGGTCAGGCCCAGCGGCGTCGACATGTCGGTGAGCAGCGCGACCGTCGTGACGCCCGCGTCGGTGCCGAGCTCGACCATCGTCTGCGCGAGCTCGCGCGCCCGGGCCTCGTCCTTCATGAACGCACCGGAGCCGACCTTGACGTCGAGCACGAGCGAGCCCGTGCCCTCCGCGATCTTCTTGCTCATGATCGAGCTGGCGATGAGCGGGATGGCCTCGACCGTGCCCGTGACGTCGCGCAGCGCGTACAGCTTGCGGTCCGCGGGCGCGAGGCCCGAGCCGGCCTGGCAGATGACCGCGCCGACCTCCTCGAGCTGGCGCATCGTCTCGTCGTTCGACAGCGCCGCGCGCCAGCCGGGGATCGACTCGAGCTTGTCGAGCGTGCCGCCCGTGTGGCCCAGGCCGCGGCCCGAGAGCTGCGGCACCGCGACGTCGAAGACCGCGACGAGCGGTGCGAGCGGCAGCGTGATCTTGTCCCCCACGCCGCCGGTCGAGTGCTTGTCGGAGGTCGGCCGCGACAGCGACGAGAAGTCCAGCCGCTCGCCGCTCGCGATCATCGCGGCGGTCCACCGCGCGATCTCGGCCCGGTCCATGCCGTTGAGCAGGATCGCCATCGCGAGCGACGACATCTGCTCGTCCGCGACGACGCCGCGCGTGTACGCGTCGACGACCCAGTCGATCTGCGCGTCGGTCAGGCGGTGCCCGTCGCGCTTGGCGACGATGACGTCGACGGCGTCGAACGGCTCGGTGGTGCTCATCGGTCGGCCTTCCTCGGCTTCGGCGCGCTCACGCACGGTCCTCCAGGTCCTGCGGACCGAACGCGTCCGGCAGCACCTCGGTCATCGGCTTGATCCCCGAGACCGTCTCCACGAGCAGGCGCGGACCGCCGTGCTCCCACAGCAGCTGGCGGCACCGCCCGCACGGCATGAGCACGTTGCCGTGCCCGTCCACGCAGGTGAACGCCACCAGCCGCCCGCCGCCGGACACGTGCAGGCCGGACACGAGCGCGCACTCGGCGCACAGGGTCAGGCCGTACGACGCGTTCTCGACGTTGCACCCGACGACGACACGACCGTCGTCGACGAGCGCGGCCACCCCGACGGGGAACTTCGAGTACGGCACGTACGCACGGTGCATGGCCTCGGTGGCCGCCGCGCGCAGCGCGTCCCAGTCGATCTCCACGGCGCTCACTCCTTGACGTACGGCTCGCCGGAGGCCGCGGGCGCGCGCGAGCGGCCGACGAGCCCGGCGACGGCCAGGATCGTCACGACGTACGGCAGCATGAGCATGAACTGGCTGGGCACGGGGGCGCCGACGATGCTGAGCGCACCCTCGAGGTTCGACGCGAAGCCGAACAGCAGGGCGGCCAGCGCGGCCCGGATCGGGTCCCAGTTGCCGAAGATGACGGCGGCCAGCGCGATGAAGCCGGCGCCCGCGGTCATCTCCTTGCCGAAGCTCGACACCGAGACCACGGTGTAGAACGCGCCGCCGACGCCCGCGATGCCACCGGCGATGAGGACGGCGCGCCAGCGCGTGCGCTCGACCTTGATGCCGACGGTGTCGGCCGCCTTGGGGTGCTCGCCGACGGCCCGCACGCGCAGGCCCCAGCGGGTCCGGCTCAGCGCGAACCACACGGCCGGGACCGCGAGGTACATGAGGTAGACGACGACGGTCTGGTTGAACAGCGCCGGTCCGATGATCGGGATCTTCGACAGCAGCGGGATCGCGATGCGCTCGAAGCGCGTCGTGTCGTTGAGCTGCTCGGCGCTCGGCACGAGGACCTGCGAGTAGAAGAAGCTCGTCAGGCCGATCACGAGCACGTTGAGCACGACGCCGACGATGACCTGGTTGACGCGGTACGTGATCGCGAACACCGCGAGCACCGCGGCGACGAGCACACCCGAGACGATCGCGGCGAGCAGGCCGAGCCACGGCGAGTCGGTCACCGAGCCCACGACCGCGGCCGTGAACGCGCCCGCGAGGAGCTGGCCCTCGATCGCGATGTTGACGACACCGGCGCGCTCGCCGATGACGCCGCCCAGCGCACCGAACACGATCGGCACGGCCAGCAGCACGGAGCCGCCGATGAGCCGCACGAACGGGATGTCGCGGTCGCTGCCCGCGGCCGCCCAGGCGAGGAACCCGAACAGGAAGACGACCGCGAACAGCACGGGCACCCACAGCGGCACGCGGCGGCCGCGGGCGGACAGCAGGCCGACGAGCAGCACGAGCAGGGCCATGACGACGACGCAGATCCAGGCCGTCGCCATGCCCGGCACGGACAGGTTCGGCAGCGTGAACAGGTCGCCGTCGGTCGCGAGGCGGAACGCCGCGTTGCCCGTGCGGGGCGCGAGGACGAGCAGGAGCGCGAACAGCGCGGTGACGACGCCGAAGCCGATCGTCGCCTTCCAGCTCACGACGGTGACGCGGCGGTGCTCGACCACCGCCTGGTCGGGGACCGGGGCCAGGGTCGTCATCGCTCCACCGCCGTCGTCGTGTCCTGCGTCTTCTTCGAGGTGCGTCGCGGGGCCGGTCGCTTGCGGTCCGGCTGCGGGAGCCGGAACACCGCGCGCACCAGCGGGGGCGCGGCGATGAACAGCACGATGAGCGACTGGACGACGAGCACGATCTCGATCGGGATGCGCTGCGAGGCCTGCATCGCCGAGCCGCCGGCCTTGAAGGCGCCGAACAGGAGGCTCGCGAACAGCACGCCGACGGGGTTGGACCCGCCGAGCAGCGCGACGGTGATCGCGTCGAACCCGATCCCGGCGTCGATGTCCGACCCGAAGCCGGTGGTGATGAGCCCGAGCACCTGCGTCGCTCCGGCGAGGCCGATGAGCGCGCCGGACGTGACCATCGCGAGGACGGTCGTGCGCGGGACGTGGATGCCCGCGACGCGCGCCGCGTGCGGGTTCTCACCGATCGCGCGGAACGCGAACCCGGCGCTCGACCGGTTGAGCAGCCACCACACGACGACGACCGCGACGAGCGCGAGCAGGAACCCGAGGTGCAGCGCGTAGCGCGCCCCGAGGAGGTCGGGCAGGACCGCGGTGTCCTTCATGGGCGGCGACTTGGGGTTCGCGGAGCCGGGCGCCTGCAGCAGGCCGGGCGTCGCGAGCAGGTAGGACAGCAGGTAGAACGCGACGTAGTTGAGCATGATCGTGACGATCACCTCGTGCGCGCCCGTGGTCGCCTTGAGCACGCCCGCGATGCCTGCCCAGAGCGCACCGGCGAGGATGCCGACGACGAGCGCCACGACGAGGTGCACGCCCGCGGGCAGGTCGAACGCGAAGCCGACCCAGCCGGCACCGGCCGCCGCCGCGAGCATCTGCCCGAGGCCGCCGATGTTGAACATGCCGGCGCGGAACGCGAGCGCGACGCCGAGACCCGCCGCGATGAGCGGGGTCGCGTACGTCAGGGACTGCGTGAGCGGGCGGATGCCGGTCGCGAAGTCGTCCGCGCGGAAGTCGTACACCGCGCCGCGGAACAGCGCCGCGTACGCGCCGCCGACCGCCTGGCCGATCGCCGCGAGGGTGTCGCCGGGCCGCGCGAAGAAGTACTGCGAGGCCTCCTGCACGCCCTCGTCGGTGAACGCGATCATGATCGAGCCCGCGAGCACGGCCAGCACGACCGCGCCGAGCGACACCGCCCAGCCGCCCGAGACGACGCGCTGGAACGCGTCCCCCCAGCGGCTGTCGCGCGTGTCCGGGACCTTGGCGGCGTCGTCGCCGCCTGCGTCGGTCACGACCGGGGTCGTGGGCTGCGTCGAGCCGCTCATGCGACGTCCGCCGCGTCCTGCGGGGCGATGCCGGCCATCATGAGGCCGAGCACGTCCCGGGGGGTGGTCGCGGGGACGATCCCCACGACGCGTCCTCGGTACATGACCATGATCCGATCTCCGAGCGCCACGGCCTCGTCGAGCTCGGTGGACACGACGATCACGGGGATCCCCGCGTCACGCGTCTCGACGATCCGCTTGTGGATGAACTCGATGGACCCCACGTCGACGCCGCGCGTGGGCTGCGCCGCGACGAGGAGCCGCAGGTCGCGCGACAGCTCCCGCGCGAGCACGACCTTCTGCTGGTTGCCGCCCGAGAGCCGCCCGACGGGCGTGTCGATGCCCTGCGTGCGGATGTCGAACTCGTCGACCTTCTCGCGCGCGAACGTGTCGCGCGCGCGCAGCTGCAGCGCGCCGCGGCGGACGAACGGCGGGCCGTCGGTCCGGTCGAGCACGAGGTTCTCGGCGACGGAGAACGAGCCGACGAGGCCGTCCTCGTTGCGGTCCTCGGGGACGAACCCGAGGCCCGCGTCGAGCACCTGCCGCACCGAGCGGCCGACGAGCTCGGCGCCGTCGAGACGGATCGAGCCCGTCACGTTGGGCTGGAGGCCACCGAGCGCCTCGGCGAGCTCGGTCTGGCCGTTGCCCTGCACACCCGCGACGACGAGCACCTCGCCGCCACGGACCTGGAAGCTCACGTCGTCGACCAGCACGGCGCCGCGGCTGTCGGTGACCTGCAGGTCCGTGACCTCGAGCAGCGACTCGCTGTGCTTCGGCGCGTCCTTGTGCACCGTCAGCTCGACCGCGCGGCCGACCATGAGCGACGCGAGCTCGGCGTCGCTCGCGGTGGGGCTCGCCTCGCCCACGACGGCACCGCGGCGCACGACCGTGATGCGGTCCGCCACCTCGCGGACCTCACGGAGCTTGTGGGTGATGAAGACGATCGCGGCGCCCGACTCCTTGAGCTGGCGCATGATCGTCATGAGCTCGTCGGTCTCCTGCGGCGTGAGCACCGCGGTGGGCTCGTCGAAGACGAGCACGCGGGCGTCCCGGGAGAGCGCCTTGATGATCTCGACGCGCTGCTGCACGCCGACGGGCAGGTCCTCGACGAGGGCGTCGGGGTCGACGTGGAAGCCGAACCGGGCGGCGATCTCGCGCACCTTCGCGCGGCCCGCCTCGAGGTCCAGCCTTCCCCCGGAGGAGGTCTGCTCGTGCCCGAGCATGACGTTCTCGGCGACCGTGAACACCGGGATGAGCATGAAGTGCTGGTGCACCATGCCGATGCCGGCGGCCATCGCGTCGCCGGGGCCCGCGAAGGCCTGCGGGACGTCGTCGAGCAGGATCTCGCCCTCGTCGGCCTGGTACAGGCCGTACAGGACGTTCATCAGGGTGGACTTGCCAGCCCCGTTCTCCCCGAGGAGGCAGTGGATCTCCCCGGGCTCGACCGTGAGGTCGATGTGGTCGTTGGCCACCAGCGCCCCGAAGCGCTTGGTGATGCCACGCAGCTCCAGCTTCATGTCGTGATCCTCGCGCGACGGTCGGTCTCGGCACGGCGACACGCTGCGGGGAGGCCGGTCCGACCTCCCCGCAGCGACGTCGTCACTCCGACAGGTACGAGGTGACGGTGACCTCGCCGTCGATGATCGCCTGACGCAGCGCGTCGACCTCCTCCATGAGGGCCGGGTCGACCTTGTCCTCGAAGTTGTGCAGCGGGGCCAGGCCCACGCCCTCGTTCTCGAGCGTGCCGACGTAGGCCTCGTAGTCGAAGCCCTCCTCGGCGGAGGCGAGCACGGCCTCGTACGTGGAGACGTCCATCTTCTTGAGGATCGAGGTCAGGACGAGGTCCTGCGTCGACGGGTCCGTCTCGAAGAAGTCGGCGTCCACGCCGATCAGCGCGATCTCACGGCCGGAGTCGGCGATGGCGTCCATCGCGGACTGGTAGATCGGGCCACCGACGGGCAGCAGGACGTCGACGCCCTGGTCGATGATGCCGGCCGCGACCTCCTTGGCGGAGTCGTTGGCCTCGAAGCCGCCCGTGAAGGAGCCCTGGTCGCCACCCTGGTAGCCGACGACCTGGACGTTGGTGCCCTTCTCGGCGTTGTAGTGCTCGACGCCCTGCTTGAAGCCGTCCATGAAGATCGTGACGGTCGGGTAGGGCTGGCCGCCGAAGGTGCCGACCTTGCCGGCCTCGGAGTAGCCCGCGGCGAGGTAGCCCGCGAGGAACGCGGCCTGCGCCGTGTCGTACAGGAGCGGCTTGATGTTCTCCGCGTCCTTGGTGCCGTCGAAGTCGTTGTCCGCGGCGTCGTCGACGAGGACGTAGCTGATGTCGGGGTTCGACGTGGCCGACTCGACCGTGTCGGCCGAGAGCGCGAAGCCGACGGAGACGATGGTGTTGCAGCTCTCGGAGACGAGGCTCTGCAGGTTGCCGGGGAAGTCGGCCGACGAGTCGGACTGGACCTCGGCGAACTCCGCGCCGAGCTCGTCGGCAGCCTTCTTGGTGCCCTCGTAGCTGAGCTGGTTGAAGCTCTTGTCGTCGAAGCCACCGGCGTCCGAGACGATGCAGGCCTTGAAGTCGGAGGCCGCGGCGTCGCCGGTGCCGGCCGTCTCCTCGGTCTCCTCGGGGGCGCTGCCACATGCCGCGAGGGTGAGGGCGACCGCCCCACCGAGTGCGGCCACACGGATGATCTTCTTCACGCGTCTCTCCTGATCTCGTCAGCCGACCGCCGGGACGGCAGGGGCCGCCGCCGGGCGGTCTCCTGCCCGGCGTCGATGCTCTGGACAGTAGTGAGCCGCAGGTGACGCGCTTGTTACCAGGCGGTATACGCCGAGGATCCGTTACCTAGTTGGAATGTCCGCCCAGGTGACGGACGGGCCGTACCGTCATGCGAGACGGACGAGTCGGACAGCGGGACGGGTCCGGCGTCGTGCCCGGTCAGCGCGGTCAGGCGCGCCCGGCGAGCACCGCCGCCCGCGCGAGCAGCAGCGCACCGGCCTCGACCGCGCGCTCGTCCACCCGCAGGTCACCCTGGTGGATGTCGTAGGTGCGGCCGCCCGGCGTCCGCGTGCCGAGCCGCGCCATCGCCCCGGGCACCTTCGTCAGGTACCAGGCGAAGTCCTCGCCGCCGAGCGACTGCTCCGTGAGCAGCACCGCGTCGGGGCCGAGCACGTCGCGCGCGGCCGCCTCCAGGACGCCCGTCGAGCGCTCCTCGTTCTCGACCGGCGGCACCCCGCGGTGGTGGCGGACCTCCGCCTCCAGCCCGAGCGGCGCGACGACCTGCTCCACCGCGGAGTGGAACACGTCCGACGCCTTCTCCCACGCCCGCACGTCGAGGCAGCGCAGCGTCCCGCGCACCGACCCCGACGACGGGATCGCGTTGTGCGCCGAGCCGGCCTGCACCGCGCCCCAGGTGAGGTTGACCCCCGAGCGCGGGTCGAGCCGACGTCCCAGGATCGCGGGCACCTGCGTGATGACCTGCCCGAGGGCGAACACCAGGTCGCCCGTGAGGTGCGGCCGCGACGTGTGGCCGCCCGGCCCCGTCAGCACCACCTGCACCTCGTCGCTCGCCGACGTGATCGGCCCGATGCGCGTCCCGACGTGCCCGACGTCGACCTTCGGGTCGCAGTGGATCGCGAAGATCTGCGCGACCCCGTCGAGCCCGCCCGCGTTGACGACGTCGAGCGCGCCACCGGGCTGCACCTCCTCGGCCGGCTGGAACACGAGCCGCACGCCCGTCCCGAGCCCGCCCGAGGCCGCGACGTCCGCGAGCGCGAGACCCGCGCCCAGCACCGCCGTCGTGTGCACGTCGTGCCCGCACGCGTGCGCGACCCCGCGGTGCGTCGACGCCCACGGCAGGCCGCACGTGTCGGCCACGGGAAGCCCGTCGAGGTCGGCGCGCAGCGCGATGCGCCGGCGGCCCGACTGTGCGGGCGACGGGCCGATGTCGCACACCAGCCCGGACCCCGGCAGCAGGCGGGGGGACAGCCCGGCGAGGCGCAGGCGCTCGGCGACGACGCGCGTCGTGCGCTCCTCGGTGCGGCCCAGCTCGGGGTGGGCGTGCAGGTCGCGGCGGATCGCGACGAGCTCGTCGCGCATCGACGCCAGGAGCGCCACCAGGTGCGCCACGTCGGCGTCCGTGGAGCGCCGCGGCACGTCGAGGGCGGGCACGAGCGAGGGGGCGGAGGTGGACGCGTCGGGCACGTCCTCGACCTTAGCCCGCCGCGTCAGAGCAGGTCGTCGCGCCCACGACCGCGCCAGCCGTCGACCGCCGCCTTGACCTGCTGCGCGTGTGCGCGCGTCGTCACCAGCAGCGCGTCGGGCGTGTCGACGACCACGGCGTCCGGCACCCCGACGACCGACACCGTGCGCCCCGCGCCGGGCACGACGAGCGCGTCGGGTGCGTCCACCCGGAGCACCAGGGCGTCGTCGCCGAGCGTCGGGCTGCCGAGCAGTCCGCCGAGCGACGCGAAGTCGCCCACGTCGTCCCACGTGAAGTCTCCCGGGACGACCGCGACCCCGCCCGCCGCCGCCACGGGCTCCGCGATCGCGTGGTCGATGGCGATCTTCGTGAGCGTCGGCCACGTCGTCTCGAGCACCGCGTCGCGGTCCGGCCCGTCCCACGCCGCCGCGATCGTGCGCAGTCCCTCGGCGAGCGCGGGGAGCTGCGTCGCGAGGTGGTCGAGCAGCACGCGGGCGCGCACGAGGAACATGCCCGCGTTCCACCGGTACTCCCCCGTCGCCAGGTAGGCCGCGGCCGTCTCCTCGTCGGGCTTCTCCGTGAACCCCTGCGCGTGCAGCACCGACGGCGCACCGTCCAGCCCGAGCGGCGCGCCGGAGCGGACGTAGCCGAACGCCGTCGACGGGCCCGTCGCCCGGATCCCGACCGTCACCACGTACCCCGCGCGCGCCGCGACGACGCCCTCACGGACCGCCCGCTCGAACGCCTCGGTCCCGACGATCACCTGGTCGGCGGCGAACGAGCCGAGCACGACGTCCTCGCCGTGCCGCTCCAGCAGCACCGCCGCCGCGAGCCCGATGGCGGCCATCGAGTCGCGCGGCGACGGCTCGGCGAGCAGCCGCGCGGGGCCTCCCGCAGGGCCGTCGACGAGCGCGGGCACCTGCGCGGCGACGGCGTCCGCGTGCCGGTGGCCGGTGACGACCAGGACGCCGTGCGGACCGGCCAGCGGGACGAGCCGGTCGACCGTCGCCTGCAGCAGCGTCCGCCCGGAGCCGGTCAGGTCGTGCAGGAACTTGGGGTGGCCCGCGCGCGACAGCGGCCACAGCCGGGTCCCGGCGCCGCCGGCGGGGACGACGGCGTGGAAGCCGGGGACGGGTCCGGCCGGGGTCTGCGGGGAGGCGGGCGCGGCGCTGGACGACGGGTCGCTCGACATGCGCCCGAGGGTAGCGGCGGGCCGGTCGCCGGCGGGTGCGGCCCCACTCGTCGTCCCGCGGTGTGGAGTTGCTCACAATCACGGCCCCGGGCGGGACCAAGGGCCCAGCCCGACCCGAGCGGCGCGGACGGGGTCTATACAGTGAGTCCGACAGACACGTGCAGAGTCGCCGACGTCCCTGCCGTGGCTCTACCCCTGACTCGCCAGGAGGCCCCCCAGTGCCCGCAGCGCCTGCCAAAGCGCCGGCTGGAACGCTCTACCGAGGGCGCGAAGGCATGTGGTCGTGGGTCGCGCACCGCGTGACCGGTGTCGCGATCTTCTTCTTCCTGCTCGTGCACGTCCTCGACACCTCGCTCGTGCGGGTCTCCCCCGAGGCCTACAACGAGGTCATCGCCACCTACAAGAACCCGGTCATGGGTCTGGGCGAGGCCGGCCTGGTGGCCGCGATCGTGTTCCACGCGTTCAACGGCATCCGGATCGTGCTCGTCGACTTCTGGTCCAAGGGCACGAAGTACCAGCGCGTGATGCTGTGGGTCGTCCTCGGCCTGTTCGTCGTGACCATGGCCGGGTTCCTGCCCCGCCACCTCATGCACGTGTTCGGAGGTGGTGAGTGATGTCCCTGGTCGCCGACCCCAAGGCACCGCGTCCCCCCAAGGCGGGCCCGGGCCGCCGCACGACGCGCGGCAACACCGAGCTCTACGGCTGGGTCTTCATGCGCGCGTCGGGCGTCCTGCTCGTCGTGCTGATCTTCGGGCACCTGTTCGTCAACCTGGTCGCCGGCGAGGGCGTCACGGCGATCGACTTCGGGTTCGTCGCCGGCAAGTGGGCGTCGCCGTTCTGGCAGGTCTGGGACCTGCTCATGCTCTGGCTCGCGATGATCCACGGCACCAACGGCATGCGCACGATCGTCAACGACTACGCCGAGAAGGACACCACGCGGCTGGTCCTCAAGGGCCTGCTCTACCTCGCGTTCGTCCTGGTGGTCGTGCTCGGCACGCTCGTGATCTTCACGTTCGACCCCTGCCCCACGGGCAGCCCGGCCGACCTCCTCCCCTCGTTCTGCACGGCCTGACGCCCGGCGTCGGCCCCCACTCGCCCGCAGGCCCAGCAGGAAGGCATCGGACCCGATGCAGACCCACCAGTACGACGTCGTCATCGTCGGCGCCGGCGGCGCCGGCATGCGCGCCGCCCTCGAGTCCTCGACGCGCGTCCGCACCGCCGTCATCTCCAAGCTCTACCCGACGCGCTCCCACACGGGCGCCGCGCAGGGCGGCATGTGCGCCGCGCTCGCGAACGTCGAGGAGGACAACTGGGAGTGGCACACGTTCGACACCGTCAAGGGCGGCGACTACCTCGTCGACCAGGACGCCGCCGAGGTCATGGCCAAGGAGGCCATCGACGCGGTGCTCGACCTGGAGAAGATGGGCCTGCCGTTCAACCGGACGCCCGAGGGTCGCATCGACCAGCGCCGGTTCGGCGGGCACACCCGCAACCACGGCGAGGCGGCCGTGCGCCGGTCCTGCTACGCCGCGGACCGCACGGGCCACATGATCCTGCAGACGCTCTACCAGCAGTGCGTGAAGAACGACGTCGAGTTCTTCAACGAGTTCTACGTGCTCGACCTGCTGGTCGACCACGACCTCGCCGCGGGCCACGTGCCGGACGGCGAGCAGGTCAACGTGTCGGGCGTCGTGGCCTACGAGCTCGCGACCGGCGAGATCCACGTGTTCCAGGCCAAGTCCGTGGTCCTCGCGACCGGCGGTGCGGGCAAGATCTTCAAGACGACGTCCAACGCGCACACGCTCACCGGTGACGGCATGGCGCTCGCGTACCGGCGCGGCATCCCGCTCGAGGACATGGAGTTCTTCCAGTTCCACCCGACGGGCCTGGCGGGCCTGGGCATCCTGCTGTCGGAGGCCGCGCGCGGCGAGGGCGGCATCCTGCGCAACGCGCAGGGCGAGCGGTTCATGGAGCGCTACGCGCCCACCATCAAGGACCTGGCACCGCGCGACATCGTCGCCCGGTCCATGGCGAACGAGGTCCGGGAGGGCCGCGGCGCCGGTCCGAACAAGGACTACGTGCTGCTCGACCTCACGCACCTCGAGCCCGCGCACATCGACGCCAAGCTGCCCGACATCACGGAGTTCGCGCGCACCTACCTCGGCGTCGAGCCGTACACCGAGCCGGTCCCCGTCTACCCGACGGCGCACTACGCGATGGGCGGCGTGCCGACGAACATCGAGGGCGAGGTCCTGCGCAACGCGACCGACGTCATCCGCGGCCTGTACGCCGCAGGCGAGGTCGCGTGCGTGTCGGTGCACGGCTCCAACCGGCTCGGCACCAACTCGCTCCTCGACATCAACGTGTTCGGCAAGCGCGCCGGCATCTCCGCCGCCGCCTACGCCGCCACCGCCGCGTGGGTCGAGCTGCCCGAGGACCCCGCCGCGACCGTCGTCGCCGGGCTCGAGGAGATCCGCACCCGGCCCGACGGCGAGCGCGTCGCGGACATCCGTCGTGCGCTGCAGGAGACGATGGACGCCAACGCGCAGGTGTTCCGCACCGAGGAGTCGCTCGAGCAGGCGCTCTCCGACCTCAAGGCGCTCCGCAAGCGGTTCCAGTCGGTGAGCGTCCAGGACAAGAGCCGCACGTTCAACACCGACCTGCTCGAGGCCGTCGAGCTCGGCTTCCTGCTCGACATCGCCGAGACCGTCGTCGTCGGGGCACTCAACCGCAAGGAGTCGCGCGGCGGGCACTTCCGGGAGGACTACCCGGACCGCGACGACAAGGGCTACATGCGGCACACCATGGCGTACCGCCGGCCGCTGCCCGCCGAGGGCCACCGCCTGTGGGGCAAGGACTCCGACGGCGACCACAAGGGCTCGTTCGCGCACACCACGGTGTTCGACGACTACCAGCTCGTGCTCGGGTCCAAGCCCGTCACCGTCACCCGCTACCAGCCGATGGAGCGCAAGTACTGATGACTGCCACGCTCGACGCCACCCCCGAGGTCGGGGCCGTGCCCTCGTTCGAGGTCACGCTCAAGGTCATGCGCTA
This genomic interval carries:
- a CDS encoding cytidine deaminase, with product MEIDWDALRAAATEAMHRAYVPYSKFPVGVAALVDDGRVVVGCNVENASYGLTLCAECALVSGLHVSGGGRLVAFTCVDGHGNVLMPCGRCRQLLWEHGGPRLLVETVSGIKPMTEVLPDAFGPQDLEDRA
- a CDS encoding ABC transporter permease gives rise to the protein MTTLAPVPDQAVVEHRRVTVVSWKATIGFGVVTALFALLLVLAPRTGNAAFRLATDGDLFTLPNLSVPGMATAWICVVVMALLVLLVGLLSARGRRVPLWVPVLFAVVFLFGFLAWAAAGSDRDIPFVRLIGGSVLLAVPIVFGALGGVIGERAGVVNIAIEGQLLAGAFTAAVVGSVTDSPWLGLLAAIVSGVLVAAVLAVFAITYRVNQVIVGVVLNVLVIGLTSFFYSQVLVPSAEQLNDTTRFERIAIPLLSKIPIIGPALFNQTVVVYLMYLAVPAVWFALSRTRWGLRVRAVGEHPKAADTVGIKVERTRWRAVLIAGGIAGVGGAFYTVVSVSSFGKEMTAGAGFIALAAVIFGNWDPIRAALAALLFGFASNLEGALSIVGAPVPSQFMLMLPYVVTILAVAGLVGRSRAPAASGEPYVKE
- a CDS encoding thymidine phosphorylase: MSTTEPFDAVDVIVAKRDGHRLTDAQIDWVVDAYTRGVVADEQMSSLAMAILLNGMDRAEIARWTAAMIASGERLDFSSLSRPTSDKHSTGGVGDKITLPLAPLVAVFDVAVPQLSGRGLGHTGGTLDKLESIPGWRAALSNDETMRQLEEVGAVICQAGSGLAPADRKLYALRDVTGTVEAIPLIASSIMSKKIAEGTGSLVLDVKVGSGAFMKDEARARELAQTMVELGTDAGVTTVALLTDMSTPLGLTAGNALEVRESVEVLAGGGPADVVELTVALAREMLVAAGRPDADPAAALADGRAMDVWKRMIAAQGGDPDATLPVARETEQVVAETDGVVASVDAYAVGIAAWRLGAGRARKEDPVQAGAGVELHVRPGDTVRAGQPLLTLHTDTPERFGRAREALDGGLVVAPAGTVVPERRLVLDRVEA
- a CDS encoding ABC transporter permease; this encodes MSGSTQPTTPVVTDAGGDDAAKVPDTRDSRWGDAFQRVVSGGWAVSLGAVVLAVLAGSIMIAFTDEGVQEASQYFFARPGDTLAAIGQAVGGAYAALFRGAVYDFRADDFATGIRPLTQSLTYATPLIAAGLGVALAFRAGMFNIGGLGQMLAAAAGAGWVGFAFDLPAGVHLVVALVVGILAGALWAGIAGVLKATTGAHEVIVTIMLNYVAFYLLSYLLATPGLLQAPGSANPKSPPMKDTAVLPDLLGARYALHLGFLLALVAVVVVWWLLNRSSAGFAFRAIGENPHAARVAGIHVPRTTVLAMVTSGALIGLAGATQVLGLITTGFGSDIDAGIGFDAITVALLGGSNPVGVLFASLLFGAFKAGGSAMQASQRIPIEIVLVVQSLIVLFIAAPPLVRAVFRLPQPDRKRPAPRRTSKKTQDTTTAVER
- a CDS encoding adenosine deaminase; its protein translation is MTTPAAPAADDSAAQLVALVPGLPKILLHDHLDGGLRPATIVELAAEIGHELPTTDPEALGRWFVESADSGSLERYLETFEHTVAVMQTADALRRVAREAVLDLAADGVVYVESRYAPEQHLRAGLTLDEVVDAVQAGFAEGVAEVAAQGRTIRVGTLLSAMRQADRAQEVAAVALAHRDDGVVGFDIAGPEEGFPPSRHAAAFQALADAHLPTTVHAGEGSGLASIGEALHVAQACRIGHGARLVDDVTTDDLGDRLGPLAHWVRDRRVPLELCPSSNLQTGAAASIAEHPVTRLKRLGFKVTVNTDNRLQSGTTLSRELTLLVQEAGWTLDDLQDVAVTAAAYAFVHHDDRDHLIDTVIRPAYAAARGGRHRA